Proteins encoded within one genomic window of Anas platyrhynchos isolate ZD024472 breed Pekin duck chromosome 28, IASCAAS_PekinDuck_T2T, whole genome shotgun sequence:
- the LOC119714027 gene encoding olfactory receptor 4D1-like, which translates to MELENCTTTVKNIFFVGFTESAMLQYVLFATFLIIYTMTWLGNVTIITTVIIDQELHKPMYFFLGNLALIDLSESSVTLPKMLWDFLSEYKSISFGGCIAQIFFFHFTGGAVVVILTVMTLDRYVAVHKPLQYLNIMNHNVCLGLVAGAWIGGFVHSIVQVALIIQLPFCGPNLLDNFYCDFPQVIKLACTDIYAVELLMVSNSGLLMILIFIVLIVSHVVILVKIRAHITQGKHKAFSTCGAQVAVVSIHFVPCIFIYAWPFKKFVADKAMSSLYTIITPMLNPIIYTLRNTEMKNAIKKFLNNVFLRMRNSQLSFLS; encoded by the coding sequence ATGGAGCTGGAGAATTGCACCAccactgtgaaaaatattttctttgttggtTTTACTGAAAGTGCCATGTTACAGTATGTACTTTTTGCAACTTTCCTCATAATTTACACAATGACTTGGCTTGGAAATGTCACTATCATCACCACAGTAATCATAGATCAAGAGCTTCACAAGCCTATGTACTTTTTTCTAGGAAATTTAGCCCTCATAGACCTCAGTGAATCCTCAGTGACTCTGCCCAAGATGCTATGGGACTTCCTGTCTGAGTATAAGTCCATTAGTTTTGGAGGATGCATTGcacagattttcttcttccatttcacAGGAGGTGCTGTGGTTGTCATCCTCACAGTGATGACTCTGGATCGGTATGTGGCTGTTCATAAACCTTTGCAGTACTTAAATATCATGAATCACAATGTTTGCCTTGGCCTGGTTGCAGGAGCATGGATAGGGGGATTTGTTCATTCTATTGTGCAGGTAGCACTGATCATTCAGTTGCCATTCTGTGGACCAAATTTACTAGACAATTTCTACTGCGATTTCCCACAGGTAATCAAACTAGCCTGTACAGATATCTATGCGGTTGAGTTGCTCATGGTTTCCAACAGCGGACTGCTTATGATCCTCATATTTATTGTCCTGATTGTGTCACATGTTGTCATCTTGGTCAAAATCAGGGCACATATCACACAAGGgaagcacaaagccttttccacttgtGGAGCCCAAGTTGCAGTGGTGAGCATCCATTTTGTACCCTGCATCTTCATCTATGCATGGCCATTCAAAAAGTTTGTGGCGGACAAAGCCATGTCGTCTCTTTATACTATCATCACCCCAATGCTGAATCCCATAATCTACACATTAAGGAACACAGAGATGAAGAATGCCATCAAGAAATTTCTCAACAATGTCTTTCTCAGAATGAGAAATTCACAACTGTCATTCCTTTCTTAg
- the LOC113840637 gene encoding olfactory receptor 10A7-like, giving the protein MKSAERPELGNHTLLTEFVLSGLSNHPELQNLLFFTFCLIYTFTITGNLLFFIATVHPNLHMPMYFFLRVLSFLDVSTASIVVPKMLVNFLSEERRISYMGCATQLYFVIFLGATECYLLAAMAYDRYVAICNPLRYAIIMNSRACFFLVLLSCASGNVVSVVQTVWVFTLPFCGPNKINYFFCDIPPIIMLSCTDTSFYEKQIITATVLVIFTPFCLILVSYACIISSILKISSAEGRCKTFSTCFSHLIVVTLYYGSGTLIYLQPKSSNSQETKKIVALFYTVIIPTLNPFIYSLRNKEVKGALVKIIAELSKI; this is encoded by the coding sequence ATGAAGTCAGCAGAAAGACCAGAACTAGGAAACCATACTCTTCTGACAGAATTTGTCCTCTCTGGATTGTCTAACCACCCAGAACTGCAGAACCTGCTGTTCTTCACATTCTGCTTGATTTATACATTCACTATCACTGGAAATCTTCTCTTCTTCATTGCCACAGTGCATCCCAACCTCCACAtgcccatgtacttcttcctccggGTCTTATCCTTCCTGGATGTTTCTACAGCATCCATTGTTGTTCCCAAGATGTTAGTAAACTTCCTgtcagaggagaggagaattTCCTACATGGGCTGTGCCACACAACTCTACTTTGTGATTTTCTTAGGAGCTACCGAATGCTACCTGTTGGCAgccatggcctatgaccgctatgtgGCCATATGCAACCCCCTTAGATATGCAATCATCATGAACAGCAGAGCTTGTTTTTTCCTAGTCCTGCTGTCATGTGCTAGTGGTAATGTTGTGTCTGTGGTGCAGACAGTTTGGGTGTTCACATTGCCATTTTGTGGGCCCAACAAGATTAACTACTTCTTCTGTGATATTCCACCAATCATTATGCTCTCCTGCACTGACACCTCCTTCTATGAGAAGCAGATAATTACAGCCACAGTGCTGGTCATCTTTACACCATTTTGTCTCATCCTGGTATCCTATGCCTGCATCATCTCCAGCATTCTGAAGAtttcctctgcagagggaaGATGCAAGACTTTCTCCACCTGCTTTTCACACCTTATTGTAGTAACACTATATTATGGTAGTGGGACCTTGATTTACTTACAGCCCAAGTCCAGTAATTCACAAGAAACTAAGAAAATCGTAGCTCTCTTTTACACAGTCATAATTCCTACATTAAATCCCTTCATTTACAGCCTGAGGAACAAAGAAGTGAAAGGAGCACTAGTCAAAATTATAGCTGAGCTGAGTAAGATATAA